The stretch of DNA AGTGTCTGGCTGCAGACATTGTGTGATGATAGTGGGCAGGACGGCCCGAGTGGACTGTCGCGGTCCGAAGGTATTGAACGGTCGGACCGTGGTGACAGGCGTATCAAATGAGCGGTAGTAAGATTCGGCCAGTTTGTCAGCACCGATCTTACTGGCCGAATAAGGTGACTGTCCCTGCAGCGAATGCGTTTCCGAGATCGGTACTTCCAACGCGGTACCGTAAACTTCACTGGTGGAAGTGTGAATCACGCGTTGAGTGTTGAGCGTTCGGGCGGCTTCGAGAACGTTGAGTGTGCCGGCAACATTTGTCTGGATGTAGGACGCCGGCGCGACGTACGAGTAAGGAATGGCAATGAGTGCGGCCAGATGGAAGACGGTATCGCATCCTTTCATTGCGTCCAGGACGGCCCCGGCATCTCTGACATCACGCGCAACAACGTCCATCTGTGGTCGCAGAGAAGACTCATTTAGCCAGCCCGCACTTCCGCCGGAATTGTAGTGCACCATTGCACGAACCCGGGCACCGGATTCGGTGAGCCGTTCCGCCAGATGGCTGCCGATGAATCCACCGGCTCCGGTAACAAGGACCGTCTTTCCTGTCCAGTTCATGCGGCCCACCGTTGTTGTGTGGCATCCTCCTGCGCCTGTCGGAAGTCGTCATGCTGACCAATATCCAGCCAGTATTCCGTAATCGGAAATCCAACAACTGTCTCGTCAGCCTGCAACAGGGCGTCGATGAGGTCCGTCATATCGTAACGACCGCTCTTTGGTATGTAGCGACAAGCGAATGGCTCAAGTTTGTAGATTCCTGCATTGACCTGAAAATGGAACCTTGGTTTTTCCCGCAGGCTGTGAACGACGCCGTCTGTGGATTCGACGACACCGTATGGAACCTGAACGTCGTACTGTCTTACCGCAACTGTCAGTGCCGCCTTGTGTTCCTGATGAAACCTTGAAAGCGAACCAAAATCAACATGGGTGAGAATATCGCCATTAATAACCAGCAGTGGTTCGTCGATATGGTTCAGCAGTCGCAGAGCACCGGCGGTTCCCATCGGAATTTCCTCTGTGACGTAATTGATATCAACGCCAAACTGATGTCCGTCACCAAAATGACCGGTGATCTTTTCCGGCAGGTAGTGAGTCGTGACATGGATTCGACTGATGCCGGCCCGCTGGAGATTTTCGATCGTACGCTGCATCAGCGGTTTGCCTCCAATCTGCAGCATGGGTTTGGGAGTGCTGTCCGTCAGTGGTCTGAGCCTTGTGCCGAATCCTCCCGCCATAATTACGGCCTGCATGGGCAGTTGGTCTGTCACAAATCCGGTTGCCTGTGCCAGGTCGGCCACAGTACCGTCGTCGTTCAACAGCGGAAGGTGGCGAATTCCCCTGTTCCGCATGATCCACTGTTGTTTCTCGGCGGGGGTGTCTGCCGGTGCCGTGATTGAGGGTTGTTCATTGGGCGGCATTTCCTGCAGGGTCGTGCTGAGATCGAATCCTGCCAGTATCCCGCGTCGCAGATCCCCGTCGGTGATTGTGCGCAGGAAGACCCCGGCCGAATCAACCAGCAAAGCGATACCGATTCCACCGCGATCGATAAGGCTCATGATTTCCCGGAACGAGTAATCATCTGTAGCACACAGCGTTTTGATGTCGTTACTCATGAATCTGTTTTTTTATCCGACGAGCGGGAACACCGACAAAGACCGAATCGTCAGGGACATCTGTGACCACGACAGCTCCGGCTCCAATGACAGCACGACTGCCGATTGTCAGATTCTCCAATACAGTGGCTCCTATGCCAATATGGGTTTCGGGACCGACGTGGACACCGCCGCCAACGCAGGCCTGTGGTGCGATATGGGTATGTTCTCCTACGATGCAGTCGTGTTCGACGACTGCTGCAGTATTGATGATGACATTTCGGTGAATGACGGCGTCCGTATTGACGACACATCGTGCCAGCAACTGGCAGCCTGCGGCAACTTTTGCCGATGAAGAACATTCAGACGACGGATGATGAACAGTCCACGGCCGCAGACCGGTACCGGACGCCTGATTAAAAAGTGATTTTCTGAGTTGAAATTTTCGCACTCCGCCAATTGCGATAACAAACGAATCACATTTACCGGTATTGACAAGACCCTGAAGCAGGTCATCGCCACCCGGTACAGCAACTCCTCCGACTTTCCGGTTCCACAACGAACGATCATTATCCAGCACTCCACACAATTCGGGTGGATCAGCTGCTGCACTGATCGCTTCGATCAGCACTCTGGCCTGTGCGCCTCCTCCGATGATGATTACACGACTCATTGATTACGCCGCCGCATTTCCTGATGCTGCAGCGGGCAGATCATGGAAACGCTTCAGTTTTAATGCGTCGTCCATTTCGACACTGGCCAGACGTGCTGCGATGATTTCTCCTGCGTTGCCACTCCCGTAGATGTTTTGAGCCCGTTCCGAACGCAATTTAAAGTCCGGTGAACGCGCTTTGGCGATGCCGTCAAGGATCTCCTGACGCACACAATCAACATCAATGACATTTTCTGATCGTGGACGTCCGGACTGGCGTGGACCGATATTCACGACAGGAAGTCCGAACATTGCAGCCTCGATGATTCCGCTGGATGAATTTCCGACCATCACACACGCGTCACGCATCAGACTGAAATATTTCTGCGTGCCAAAGTTGCTGATCAGACGCACATTGGCATGTTCCTGTTCGAATCGTTCCAGTTGTTCTGAGATCACCGACTGTCCGGGGTCTGCATTCGGACGAGTGATCACGATCGGAAGGGTCAGTTCTGACAGGACAGAAACCAAAATTTCGACTTGATGTAACGTGTCCTGCTGCTGGAGAGTGACCGGATGGTAAGTCACAATCAGTGGATTCTGACACGGATCAATATCCAGCTCTGCAGCTAGTTTTTCGCGACTGATCAGTCTGATTAGTTTCAGATTGTCGATCGCGGGCGCTCCGGAGATCGTTACCCGCCACGGTTCTTCACCCAGCTGGATGATTCGATTCGCGTGCTCGTGCGTTGATGCAAAATGTAAATGGCTGTACTTGGTAATTGAATGTCGAAAAGCATCGTCGATCGCGCCGTGTGTTACCTCGCCACCGTGGATATGAGCGATCGGAATTCCCATAGGTACAGCTGCAAGTGCTGCCGCCAGCATTTCAAAGCGATCACCCAGAAGCAGTATGATGTCCGGATTGAGACGTTCCCAGGTATCAGCAAAACCAATGGTTCCAAGGCCAATTGATTTTGCTGTTCCTACCGGGTGATCACTTCCCAGCAGCATGTCCACTGTCTCGGTGACACTGAAACCATCACTGCGGATTTCGTCAATCGTACGTCCGTCCCGACGGCACAGATGCGCACCCGACACTACCAGACTCAGATTCAGTCGAGGATCCTGGAGTATCCGCGTCAACACCGGACGGTAGATGCCCCAGTCAGACCGTCCAACCGTCACTGCGGTCACCGACCTCATGCGACGTCTTCCATTCTGAGAACATGTCCGGCGGGCAGCGTGGATCTGGTGCTGCGGTCCAGAATGTAAGGTTTCATCGCCGGAGGCAGGCCGGTTCCAGGACGCTTAACGGCAATCAGGTCGGGGGTGAGTGTTGTGCCTGCCGGAATCTCTGCGATTGTGACAAGACTCTTTCTGGCGGCACGTGCCGTTTCCTGTTCTGCCGCAGTCGGCTGCTTGATGCCTGTTCCCAGAGCGGATTCGACCGTTCGAATACTTTTTATCAGCTGTGTGAGTTCGTTCGGTTCCAGAGATGCTTTGTGATCCGGTCCGGGTAGTGATCGGTCCAGTGTAAAATGTTTTTCCAGGACGCAGGCACCGAGTGCCACTGCAGCCGGACCGACATCGATCCCCATGGTGTGATCCGAATATCCGACCGGTCGTCCAAATGCCGCACGCATGGTTGCCATGGCTCGCAGGTTGACTTCCGAAGGATCGGCCGGATAGTTACTGACACAGTGCAGCAGTACGAATTGTGAATTGCCGGCAGATTCGATGGCTCCCACTGCTTCTTCAACTTCTCCAAGACTGCACATTCCCGTTGAAACAACCATCGGTCGTTCCATGTCGGCCACGTACCGCAGAAAGGGAAGGTTGGTCATTTCCCCCGATGGCAGCTTAAAAACTTTGACATCCAGTTCCATCAAAAGATCGGCACTGAGCTCATCAAAGGGAGTTGACATGAACAGAATTTCGCGCTCTCGACAACGGTTTACCAGGGTGACATGCGCAGCGTCCGAAAGTTCCAGCTGTGTCAGCATCTCCAGCTGAGACTGCTGCTTACCCAGATTCCGCTGTTGATAGGCAGCCTGCGCCGCATCTTTCACCGCAATTCGTGATGCACTGAATGTCTGAAATTTGACGGCATCTGCACCGGC from Fuerstiella sp. encodes:
- a CDS encoding SDR family NAD(P)-dependent oxidoreductase → MNWTGKTVLVTGAGGFIGSHLAERLTESGARVRAMVHYNSGGSAGWLNESSLRPQMDVVARDVRDAGAVLDAMKGCDTVFHLAALIAIPYSYVAPASYIQTNVAGTLNVLEAARTLNTQRVIHTSTSEVYGTALEVPISETHSLQGQSPYSASKIGADKLAESYYRSFDTPVTTVRPFNTFGPRQSTRAVLPTIITQCLQPDTKTIRLGSLTPTRDLNYVANTVHGFIRAAESPETVGRTVNIGSGREISIGDLAETIVRIVGRRISIECDAQRIRPEKSEVERLLADNTLAKELIGWQPLFTLEEGLELTIDWFRENLSRYRHDAYSI
- a CDS encoding nucleotidyltransferase family protein, with the translated sequence MSNDIKTLCATDDYSFREIMSLIDRGGIGIALLVDSAGVFLRTITDGDLRRGILAGFDLSTTLQEMPPNEQPSITAPADTPAEKQQWIMRNRGIRHLPLLNDDGTVADLAQATGFVTDQLPMQAVIMAGGFGTRLRPLTDSTPKPMLQIGGKPLMQRTIENLQRAGISRIHVTTHYLPEKITGHFGDGHQFGVDINYVTEEIPMGTAGALRLLNHIDEPLLVINGDILTHVDFGSLSRFHQEHKAALTVAVRQYDVQVPYGVVESTDGVVHSLREKPRFHFQVNAGIYKLEPFACRYIPKSGRYDMTDLIDALLQADETVVGFPITEYWLDIGQHDDFRQAQEDATQQRWAA
- a CDS encoding acetyltransferase, whose product is MSRVIIIGGGAQARVLIEAISAAADPPELCGVLDNDRSLWNRKVGGVAVPGGDDLLQGLVNTGKCDSFVIAIGGVRKFQLRKSLFNQASGTGLRPWTVHHPSSECSSSAKVAAGCQLLARCVVNTDAVIHRNVIINTAAVVEHDCIVGEHTHIAPQACVGGGVHVGPETHIGIGATVLENLTIGSRAVIGAGAVVVTDVPDDSVFVGVPARRIKKQIHE
- the neuC gene encoding UDP-N-acetylglucosamine 2-epimerase codes for the protein MRSVTAVTVGRSDWGIYRPVLTRILQDPRLNLSLVVSGAHLCRRDGRTIDEIRSDGFSVTETVDMLLGSDHPVGTAKSIGLGTIGFADTWERLNPDIILLLGDRFEMLAAALAAVPMGIPIAHIHGGEVTHGAIDDAFRHSITKYSHLHFASTHEHANRIIQLGEEPWRVTISGAPAIDNLKLIRLISREKLAAELDIDPCQNPLIVTYHPVTLQQQDTLHQVEILVSVLSELTLPIVITRPNADPGQSVISEQLERFEQEHANVRLISNFGTQKYFSLMRDACVMVGNSSSGIIEAAMFGLPVVNIGPRQSGRPRSENVIDVDCVRQEILDGIAKARSPDFKLRSERAQNIYGSGNAGEIIAARLASVEMDDALKLKRFHDLPAAASGNAAA
- the neuB gene encoding N-acetylneuraminate synthase; translation: MASHTDTITIDDRTVGAGHPCFVIAEAGVNHNGSVDRALKLIDAAANAGADAVKFQTFSASRIAVKDAAQAAYQQRNLGKQQSQLEMLTQLELSDAAHVTLVNRCREREILFMSTPFDELSADLLMELDVKVFKLPSGEMTNLPFLRYVADMERPMVVSTGMCSLGEVEEAVGAIESAGNSQFVLLHCVSNYPADPSEVNLRAMATMRAAFGRPVGYSDHTMGIDVGPAAVALGACVLEKHFTLDRSLPGPDHKASLEPNELTQLIKSIRTVESALGTGIKQPTAAEQETARAARKSLVTIAEIPAGTTLTPDLIAVKRPGTGLPPAMKPYILDRSTRSTLPAGHVLRMEDVA